Proteins encoded in a region of the Populus nigra chromosome 3, ddPopNigr1.1, whole genome shotgun sequence genome:
- the LOC133690229 gene encoding short-chain dehydrogenase reductase 2a-like produces MPGQVMQEKTLQSIHVMGREKSTENSTRSPGRLEGRVAIVTGGARGIGEATVRLFARQGAKVVIADVEDALGTSLVNSLAPSVSFVHCDVSLEKDIENLINSTISQYGKLDILFNNAGVLGNQSKNKSIVDFDVDEFDRVMHVNVRGMALGIKHAARVMIPRGGGCIISTASVAGVMGGLGPHAYTASKHAIVGLTKNTACELGQYGIRVNCISPFGVATSMLVNAWRSSGEEEDSLNFGLPSEKEVEKMEDFVRGLANLKGPTLRARDIAEAALYLASDESKYVSGHNLVVDGGITTSTNCVGL; encoded by the exons ATGCCTGGTCAAGTGATGCAAGAgaaaacccttcaaagcattcatGTCATGGGAAGGGAAAAGTCGACAGAAAACAGCACTCGCTCTCCTGGAAG ATTGGAGGGAAGAGTTGCAATAGTCACAGGCGGTGCGCGAGGAATTGGAGAAGCCACAGTAAGACTTTTTGCAAGACAAGGTGCCAAAGTAGTCATTGCTGATGTTGAGGATGCTCTTGGAACTTCGCTCGTAAACTCATTAGCCCCTTCAGTTTCCTTTGTTCATTGTGATGTTAGCTTAGAAAAAGACATTGAGAACCTGATAAACTCCACGATTTCTCAATATGGTAAGTTAGATATTCTTTTCAACAATGCTGGGGTGCTTGGAAATCAATCAAAGAACAAGAGcattgttgattttgatgtaGACGAATTTGACCGTGTCATGCATGTGAATGTTAGAGGAATGGCACTAGGAATTAAGCACGCAGCACGAGTGATGATTCCTAGAGGAGGTGGGTGTATTATTTCCACAGCTAGTGTGGCTGGTGTCATGGGAGGGCTTGGTCCTCATGCCTACACAGCTTCAAAGCATGCCATTGTTGGACTCACAAAAAACACAGCTTGTGAGCTTGGCCAGTATGGAATTCGAGTTAATTGCATTTCTCCATTTGGGGTGGCCACATCTATGCTTGTTAATGCCTGGAGAAGTAGTGGCGAAGAGGAAGATTCCTTGAATTTTGGATTGCCTAGTGAAAAGGAAGTGGAGAAGATGGAGGACTTTGTTAGAGGGCTGGCTAACCTAAAAGGTCCAACTCTAAGGGCTAGAGATATAGCTGAAGCTGCTCTTTATCTAGCTAGCGATGAATCAAAGTATGTCAGTGGTCATAATCTTGTTGTGGATGGTGGAATCACAACTTCAACAAATTGTGTTGGGTTGTAA